The following are encoded in a window of Castanea sativa cultivar Marrone di Chiusa Pesio chromosome 9, ASM4071231v1 genomic DNA:
- the LOC142609573 gene encoding uncharacterized protein LOC142609573, with protein MSILQIQTLSFSNSLTGPTPTKLFLRPKPYNPSLYSQPITPKTTIIRMGGGPRTYPGGVSKWQWKRMQAKKARQLLKARLARERNIYEMRKRAELKAAVSELERPWEVVERAPNLLSVGADEQVKVLADRFQRPGGFDLWTERDGPQLFETVDELPSARFFPKGVVHSIKPYQRNGGLDELKEGKGQNLLDSESLYQKDSLELSGVNRGNGKRSNGKLRKNVNRNRFQDVGSNGSGGLESREASFDREQRGKGPIGSGGLESGEAGFDRKQRGKGPIRGNVRGNGSLGLRDSQSDDVYDIGLDRKQRGMGPIRWNVRGNGSLGLRDSQSDDVYDIGFDRKQREKGPIRRNVQGNGLLGLRDSESDDVYDMNLQEDGSYEF; from the coding sequence ATGTCAATCCTTCAAATCCAAACACTGTCATTCTCGAATTCTTTGACAGGTCCAACTCCAACCAAGTTGTTCCTCCGCCCAAAACCCTATAACCCTTCACTCTACTCCCAACCCATCACACCCAAAACGACGATTATTCGTATGGGAGGGGGTCCCAGAACCTACCCAGGTGGCGTATCAAAGTGGCAATGGAAGCGAATGCAGGCAAAGAAAGCCAGGCAGCTCCTCAAGGCTCGCCTCGCTCGCGAGCGCAATATTTACGAGATGCGAAAGCGAGCAGAGCTCAAGGCTGCTGTGTCAGAGCTCGAGAGGCCTTGGGAGGTTGTCGAGAGAGCCCCTAACTTGCTCTCCGTTGGCGCTGATGAACAAGTGAAAGTCTTGGCTGATAGGTTCCAAAGGCCTGGTGGGTTCGATTTGTGGACTGAGAGAGATGGGCCTCAGTTGTTTGAGACTGTGGATGAGTTACCCTCAGCTAGATTTTTCCCTAAAGGGGTTGTTCATAGTATCAAACCCTATCAAAGAAATGGTGGGTTGGATGAATTAAAGGAGGGGAAGGGTCAGAATTTATTGGATTCGGAGAGTTTGTATCAGAAAGATAGTTTGGAATTATCGGGTGTGAATAGGGGAAATGGGAAGAGAAGTAATGGGAAATTGAGAAAGAATGTGAATAGGAATAGGTTTCAGGATGTGGGTTCGAATGGTTCCGGTGGGTTGGAGTCAAGGGAAGCTAGTTTTGATAGAGAACAGAGAGGAAAGGGCCCCATTGGTTCCGGTGGGTTGGAGTCAGGGGAAGCTGGTTTTGATAGAAAACAGAGAGGAAAGGGCCCCATTAGAGGAAATGTTCGGGGTAATGGCTCGTTGGGGTTGAGAGATTCACAGTCTGATGATGTTTATGATATTGGTTTAGATAGAAAACAGAGAGGAATGGGCCCCATTAGATGGAATGTTCGGGGTAATGGTTCGTTGGGGTTGAGAGATTCACAGTCTGATGATGTTTATGATATTGGTTTTGAtagaaaacagagagaaaagGGCCCCATTAGACGGAATGTTCAGGGTAATGGTTTGTTGGGGTTGAGAGATTCAGAGTCTGATGATGTTTATGACATGAATTTGCAAGAAGATGGAAGTTACGAATTCTAA